The proteins below are encoded in one region of Avibacterium volantium:
- a CDS encoding amino acid ABC transporter substrate-binding protein gives MLKKLAFFSTALFAITTASQAVAAESLIERINNKGTITVGTEGTYAPFTYHDASGKLTGYDVEVTRAVAEKLGVTVEFKETQWDAMLAGLKGGRFDLVANQVALTTPERQATFDKSEPYSWSGAMLLARQDEDRIHKVEDVKGLKAAQTLSSNYGELAVKYGAEIVPIDGMAQGLLLIQQKRADVTFNDSLALLDYLKKNPNSGLKPFWESADKVGAGFVVNKGNEEALAKISAAIEELRNDGTLKKLGEQFFGKDISVK, from the coding sequence ATGTTGAAAAAATTAGCATTTTTTTCCACCGCACTTTTCGCTATCACTACTGCAAGCCAAGCCGTTGCAGCGGAAAGTTTGATTGAACGTATTAACAATAAAGGGACGATCACGGTAGGGACAGAAGGCACTTATGCGCCGTTCACTTACCACGATGCAAGCGGAAAATTAACTGGCTATGATGTGGAAGTTACCCGCGCTGTGGCAGAAAAATTGGGCGTAACCGTAGAATTTAAAGAAACCCAATGGGACGCAATGCTCGCTGGCTTAAAAGGCGGTCGTTTCGATTTAGTAGCAAACCAAGTGGCATTGACCACCCCTGAACGCCAAGCCACTTTTGATAAATCTGAGCCTTATAGCTGGTCGGGCGCAATGTTGCTTGCTCGCCAAGATGAAGATCGTATTCACAAAGTGGAAGATGTGAAAGGCTTGAAAGCTGCACAAACCCTCAGCTCAAACTATGGTGAGCTTGCAGTGAAATACGGTGCAGAAATTGTGCCGATTGATGGAATGGCACAAGGCTTATTGCTAATTCAACAAAAACGTGCTGATGTAACCTTTAATGATTCTTTAGCCTTATTGGATTATTTGAAGAAAAACCCAAATTCAGGCTTAAAACCATTTTGGGAATCCGCAGACAAAGTGGGGGCGGGCTTCGTTGTAAATAAAGGCAACGAGGAAGCACTGGCGAAAATTAGTGCAGCCATTGAAGAACTTCGTAATGACGGCACATTGAAAAAACTGGGTGAACAATTCTTCGGTAAAGATATCAGTGTTAAATAA
- a CDS encoding amino acid ABC transporter permease — protein MTDARAELVINGFLPMVKAAVLVSIPLAVVSFFFGMIIAVGVALLRVTPVNGWLHRILLAIAKVYISIIRGTPMLVQISVVFYGLPALGVFIDPIPAAIIGFSLNVGAYGSETVRAAIQSVPKGQWEAGYTIGMTYMQTFRRIIAPQAFRVAVPPLSNSFIGLFKDTSLASVVTVTEMFRVAQQIANSSYDFLPVYIEAGLVYWCFCFVLFIIQARVEKRLDRYVAR, from the coding sequence ATGACCGATGCTCGTGCTGAGCTGGTGATAAACGGGTTTCTCCCAATGGTTAAAGCAGCGGTATTGGTTTCAATACCGCTTGCTGTTGTTTCTTTCTTTTTTGGAATGATTATCGCGGTGGGCGTGGCGTTATTACGCGTTACCCCTGTCAATGGCTGGTTGCACCGTATTTTGTTGGCGATTGCGAAAGTCTATATTTCGATTATTCGCGGTACGCCAATGTTGGTGCAAATTTCTGTGGTATTTTACGGCTTGCCAGCGCTGGGCGTGTTTATCGATCCCATTCCTGCGGCGATTATTGGCTTTTCCCTCAATGTGGGGGCTTACGGTTCAGAAACCGTGCGTGCGGCCATTCAATCTGTGCCGAAAGGACAATGGGAAGCAGGTTACACCATTGGTATGACCTATATGCAAACTTTCCGCCGCATTATTGCCCCGCAAGCTTTCCGTGTTGCCGTTCCGCCATTGAGCAACAGCTTTATTGGTTTGTTTAAAGATACCTCTTTGGCTTCTGTGGTAACCGTAACTGAAATGTTCCGCGTGGCGCAACAAATCGCCAATTCATCTTACGATTTCTTGCCTGTGTATATTGAAGCAGGTTTGGTGTATTGGTGTTTCTGTTTCGTGCTGTTTATCATTCAAGCGCGGGTAGAAAAACGTTTAGATCGCTATGTGGCACGATAG
- a CDS encoding amino acid ABC transporter ATP-binding protein, with product MIKVRNIHKTFADNPVLKGIDLDIHKGEVVVILGPSGSGKTTFLRCLNALELPEKGTIDFAEKDPLYVDFASPDIQKKILPLRRKSGMVFQQYNLFPHKTALENIMEGPVQVQKRDAKIVRQEAESLLAKVGLLDKKDLYPYQLSGGQQQRVGIARALAIQPELMLFDEPTSALDPELVQDVLNTMKELANEGWTMVVVTHEIKFALDVADVVVVMDGGVIVEQGSPQELFAHPKHERTKAFLHRLKSE from the coding sequence ATGATCAAAGTACGCAATATTCATAAAACCTTTGCTGATAATCCGGTTTTAAAAGGGATTGATCTGGATATTCATAAAGGCGAAGTGGTGGTGATTCTTGGCCCTTCTGGCTCGGGAAAAACTACGTTTTTACGCTGTTTGAACGCCTTAGAATTACCCGAAAAAGGCACGATTGATTTTGCTGAAAAAGATCCGCTTTATGTGGATTTTGCCAGCCCTGATATTCAGAAAAAAATCCTGCCATTGCGTCGTAAATCAGGAATGGTGTTCCAACAATACAACCTATTTCCGCACAAAACTGCGTTGGAAAATATTATGGAAGGCCCTGTGCAAGTGCAAAAGCGCGATGCGAAAATTGTGCGTCAAGAAGCGGAATCATTGCTTGCGAAAGTTGGCTTGTTAGATAAGAAAGATCTTTACCCTTACCAACTTTCAGGCGGTCAGCAACAGCGTGTCGGCATTGCCCGCGCCCTTGCCATTCAGCCTGAACTAATGCTATTTGATGAGCCAACTTCTGCGCTTGATCCTGAATTAGTGCAAGATGTGTTAAACACGATGAAAGAACTTGCCAACGAAGGCTGGACAATGGTGGTGGTTACCCACGAAATCAAATTTGCGCTAGATGTAGCAGATGTGGTTGTAGTAATGGACGGTGGAGTGATTGTGGAACAAGGCTCACCGCAAGAATTGTTTGCTCACCCTAAACACGAACGTACCAAAGCCTTTTTACATCGCTTGAAATCAGAATGA
- the fis gene encoding DNA-binding transcriptional regulator Fis, which produces MLEQQRNPAEALTVSVLNSQSQVTNKPLRDSVKQAIRNYLAQLDGQDVDDLYELVLSEVEHPMLDMIMQYTRGNQTRAATMLGINRGTLRKKLKKYGMG; this is translated from the coding sequence ATGTTAGAACAACAACGTAATCCAGCTGAAGCTCTGACTGTTTCAGTATTAAATTCACAATCTCAAGTAACAAACAAACCACTTCGTGATTCTGTGAAACAAGCGATCAGAAATTATTTAGCTCAATTAGATGGTCAAGATGTGGACGATCTTTATGAATTAGTTTTATCGGAAGTTGAACACCCTATGCTTGATATGATTATGCAATATACTCGTGGTAATCAAACTCGCGCGGCAACAATGCTTGGTATCAACCGTGGCACATTACGCAAAAAATTAAAAAAATACGGTATGGGCTGA
- the dusB gene encoding tRNA dihydrouridine synthase DusB, translating to MRIGDYQLKNRILLAPMAGITDQPFRRLCANYGAGLTFSEMMASNPRVWHTEKSKQRLAYHQDVGINAVQIAGSDPQEMAQAAQVNVGYGAEIIDINMGCPAKKVNRKLAGSALLQYPDLVQQILEAVVRAVDVPVTLKIRTGWDRQNRNCVEIAKIAEQAGVQALTIHGRTRECLFEGEAEYDNIKAVKQQVSIPVIANGDITSAQKAQAVLDYTGADAIMIGRGALGQPWIFQSVAGLVENGSTTLTPSLKEKCGVILRHIQELHQFYGEEKGYRIARKHVAWYLQGIQPNSSFRQTFNAITNAKAQITALEEFFNLILLDKDNNVRTTT from the coding sequence GTGCGAATTGGTGATTATCAATTAAAAAACCGTATTTTGCTTGCGCCAATGGCAGGGATTACCGACCAACCTTTTAGACGCCTTTGTGCGAACTATGGGGCAGGATTGACCTTTTCAGAAATGATGGCAAGCAATCCGCGCGTATGGCATACAGAAAAATCGAAACAACGTCTTGCTTATCATCAAGATGTAGGCATTAACGCTGTGCAAATTGCTGGATCTGATCCGCAGGAAATGGCACAAGCTGCGCAAGTGAATGTGGGCTATGGGGCAGAAATTATTGACATCAATATGGGCTGTCCTGCAAAGAAGGTAAATCGTAAATTGGCAGGTTCTGCCCTTTTGCAATATCCCGATTTAGTGCAACAAATTCTTGAAGCGGTGGTGCGTGCTGTGGACGTGCCTGTAACACTAAAAATTAGAACAGGCTGGGATCGACAAAATCGAAACTGCGTGGAAATCGCGAAAATTGCCGAACAAGCAGGTGTGCAAGCGCTCACCATTCACGGGCGAACTCGTGAATGTTTATTTGAGGGCGAAGCCGAGTACGACAACATTAAAGCGGTGAAACAACAGGTTTCTATTCCAGTGATTGCCAATGGCGATATTACATCGGCACAAAAAGCCCAAGCGGTGCTTGATTACACCGGTGCTGATGCAATAATGATTGGGCGTGGTGCGCTAGGTCAGCCGTGGATTTTTCAATCTGTGGCTGGGCTAGTGGAAAACGGCTCAACAACTTTAACACCAAGTTTAAAAGAAAAGTGCGGTGTTATTTTGCGACATATTCAAGAACTTCATCAATTTTATGGCGAAGAAAAAGGGTATCGCATTGCACGCAAGCACGTTGCTTGGTATTTACAGGGAATTCAACCTAATTCCAGTTTTAGACAGACTTTTAATGCCATTACCAATGCGAAAGCGCAAATAACGGCATTGGAAGAATTTTTTAATTTGATTTTATTGGATAAAGACAACAATGTTAGAACAACAACGTAA
- the prmA gene encoding 50S ribosomal protein L11 methyltransferase — protein MAWVQIRINSTNQQAETISDYLEEIGSVSVTFMDSQDTPIFEPLPGETRLWGNTDVIALFDAETDMQQIVSLLKSAGHLSEETAYKIEQIEDKDWEREWMDNFHPMQFGKRLWICPSWREVPDENAVNVMLDPGLAFGTGTHPTTALCLEWLDSLDLNGKTVIDFGCGSGILAISALKLGAKSAIGIDIDPQAILASRNNSEQNGVSNRLQLFLAKDAPQDLQADVVVANILAGPLKELAPTISQLVKKQGKLGLSGILESQAQSVCEAYQEQFSLDPVAIREEWCRITGVAK, from the coding sequence ATGGCTTGGGTTCAAATCCGCATTAATAGTACTAATCAACAAGCGGAAACGATCAGTGATTATTTAGAAGAAATCGGTTCAGTTTCGGTAACCTTTATGGATAGCCAAGACACCCCGATTTTTGAACCGCTCCCTGGGGAAACTCGTCTATGGGGCAACACCGATGTTATCGCCTTATTTGATGCGGAAACAGATATGCAACAGATTGTCAGCTTGCTGAAAAGTGCGGGGCATTTAAGCGAAGAAACCGCTTATAAAATTGAACAAATTGAAGATAAAGACTGGGAACGTGAATGGATGGATAATTTCCACCCAATGCAGTTTGGCAAACGTTTATGGATTTGCCCAAGCTGGCGTGAAGTGCCTGATGAAAATGCGGTGAACGTAATGCTCGATCCCGGTTTAGCTTTTGGAACTGGTACGCACCCTACCACCGCATTATGTTTAGAATGGCTCGATAGCCTAGATTTGAATGGCAAAACAGTCATCGATTTTGGCTGTGGATCGGGGATTTTAGCGATCTCTGCGTTGAAATTAGGGGCGAAAAGTGCCATCGGCATTGATATTGATCCGCAAGCCATTTTAGCCAGCCGCAACAACTCAGAACAAAATGGCGTGAGCAACCGCCTACAACTCTTTTTAGCCAAAGACGCACCGCAAGATCTGCAAGCCGATGTGGTGGTGGCCAATATCTTAGCTGGGCCATTAAAAGAACTCGCACCAACCATCAGCCAGCTCGTAAAAAAACAAGGCAAACTCGGGTTATCAGGCATTTTAGAAAGCCAAGCACAATCTGTTTGCGAAGCCTATCAAGAGCAATTTTCCCTTGATCCCGTGGCAATCCGCGAAGAGTGGTGTCGTATTACAGGTGTGGCAAAATAA